From the genome of Gorilla gorilla gorilla isolate KB3781 chromosome 4, NHGRI_mGorGor1-v2.1_pri, whole genome shotgun sequence, one region includes:
- the MPO gene encoding myeloperoxidase has protein sequence MKLLLALAGLLAILATSQPSEGAAPAVLGEVDTSLVLSCMEEAKHLVDKAYKERRESIKQRLRSGSASPMELLSYFKQPVAATRTAVRAADYLHVALDLLERKLRSLWRRPFNVTDVLTPAQLNVLSKSSGCAYQDVGVTCPEQDKYRTITGMCNNRRSPTLGASNRAFVRWLPAEYEDGFSLPYGWTPGVKRNGFPVALARAVSNEIVRFPTDQLTPDQERSLMFMQWGQLLDHDLDFTPEPAARASFVTGVNCETSCVQQPPCFPLKIPPNDPRIKNQADCIPFFRSCPACPGSNITIRNQINALTSFVDASMVYGSEEPLARNLRNMSNQLGLLAVNQRFQDNGRALLPFDNLHDDPCLLTNRSARIPCFLAGDTRSSEMPELTSMHTLLLREHNRLATELKSLNPRWDGERLYQEARKIVGAMVQIITYRDYLPLVLGPTAMRKYLPTYRSYNDSVDPRIANVFTNAFRYGHTLIQPFMFRLDNRYQPMEPNPRVPLSRVFFASWRVVLEGGIDPILRGLMATPAKLNRQNQIAVDEIRERLFEQVMRIGLDLPALNMQRSRDHGLPGYNAWRRFCGLPQPETVGQLGTVLKNLKLARKLMEQYGTPNNIDIWMGGVSEPLKHKGRVGPLLACIIGTQFRKLRDGDRFWWENEGVFSMQQRQALAQISLPRIICDNTGITTVSKNNIFMSNSYPRDFVNCSTLPALNLASWREAS, from the exons ATGAAGCTGCTTCTGGCCCTAGCAGGGCTCCTGGCCATTCTGGCCACGTCCCAGCCCTCTGAAGGTGCTGCTCCAG CTGTCCTGGGGGAGGTGGACACCTCGTTGGTGCTGAGCTGCATGGAGGAGGCCAAGCACCTGGTGGACAAGGCCTACAAGGAGCGGCGGGAAAG CATCAAGCAGCGGCTTCGCAGTGGCTCAGCAAGCCCCATGGAACTCCTATCCTACTTCAAGCAGCCGGTGGCAGCCACCAGGACGGCGGTGAGGGCTGCTGACTACCTGCACGTGGCTCTAGACCTGCTGGAGAGGAAGCTGCGGTCCCTGTGGCGAAGGCCATTCAATGTCACTG ATGTGCTGACGCCCGCCCAGCTGAATGTGTTGTCCAAGTCAAGCGGCTGCGCCTACCAGGATGTGGGGGTGACTTGCCCGGAGCAGGACAAATACCGCACCATCACCGGGATGTGCAACAACAG ACGCAGCCCCACCCTGGGGGCCTCCAACCGTGCCTTTGTGCGCTGGCTGCCGGCGGAGTATGAGGACGGCTTCTCTCTTCCCTACGGCTGGACGCCCGGGGTCAAGCGCAACGGCTTCCCGGTGGCTCTG GCTCGCGCGGTCTCCAACGAGATCGTGCGCTTCCCCACTGATCAGCTGACTCCGGACCAGGAGCGCTCACTCATGTTCATGCAGTGGGGCCAGCTGTTGGACCACGACCTCGACTTCACCCCTGAGCCGGCCGCCCGGGCCTCCTTCGTCACTGGCGTCAACTGCGAGACCAGCTGCGTTCAGCAGCCGCCCTGCTTCCCGCTCAAG atcCCGCCCAATGACCCCCGCATCAAGAACCAAGCCGACTGCATCCCGTTCTTCCGCTCCTGCCCGGCTTGCCCCGGGAGCAACATCACCATCCGCAACCAGATCAACGCGCTCACCTCCTTCGTGGACGCCAGCATGGTGTACGGCAGCGAGGAGCCCCTGGCCAGGAACCTGCGCAACATGTCCAACCAGCTGGGGCTGCTGGCCGTCAACCAGCGCTTCCAAGACAACGGCCGGGCCCTGCTGCCCTTTGACAACCTGCACGATGACCCCTGTCTCCTCACCAACCGCTCAGCGCGCATCCCCTGCTTCCTGGCAG GGGACACCCGTTCCAGTGAGATGCCCGAGCTCACCTCCATGCACACCCTCTTACTTCGGGAGCACAACCGGCTGGCCACAGAGCTCAAGAGCCTGAACCCTAGGTGGGATGGGGAGAGGCTCTACCAGGAAGCCCGGAAGATCGTGGGGGCCATGGTCCAG ATCATCACTTACCGGGACTACCTGCCCCTGGTGCTGGGGCCAACGGCCATGAGGAAGTACCTGCCCACGTACCGTTCCTACAATGACTCAGTGGACCCACGCATCGCCAACGTCTTCACCAATGCCTTCCGCTATGGCCACACCCTCATCCAACCCTTCATGTTCCGCCTGGACAATCGGTACCAGCCCATGGAACCCAACCCCCGTGTCCCCCTCAGCAGGGTCTTTTTTGCCTCCTGGAGGGTCGTGCTGGAAG GTGGCATTGACCCCATCCTCCGGGGCCTCATGGCCACCCCTGCCAAGCTGAATCGTCAGAACCAAATTGCAGTGGATGAGATCCGGGAGCGATTGTTTGAGCAGGTCATGAGGATTGGGCTGGACCTGCCTGCTCTGAACATGCAGCGCAGCAGGGACCACGGCCTCCCAG GATACAATGCCTGGAGGCGCTTCTGTGGGCTCCCGCAGCCTGAAACTGTgggccagctgggcacggtgctgAAGAACCTGAAATTGGCGAGGAAACTGATGGAGCAGTATGGCACTCCCAACAACATCGACATCTGGATGGGCGGCGTGTCCGAGCCTCTGAAGCACAAAGGCCGCGTGGGCCCACTCCTCGCCTGCATCATCGGTACCCAGTTCAGGAAGCTCCGGGATGGTGATCG GTTTTGGTGGGAGAACGAGGGTGTGTTCAGCATGCAGCAGCGACAGGCCCTGGCCCAGATCTCATTGCCCCGGATCATCTGCGACAACACAGGCATCACCACCGTGTCTAAGAACAACATCTTCATGTCCAACTCATATCCCCGGGACTTTGTCAACTGCAGTACACTTCCTGCATTGAACCTGGCTTCCTGGAGGGAAGCCTCCTAG